A single window of Thiomicrorhabdus immobilis DNA harbors:
- the cmoB gene encoding tRNA 5-methoxyuridine(34)/uridine 5-oxyacetic acid(34) synthase CmoB: protein MKQHYDTFWEKLEDERFNEWKQQLPQLIDEALHPEGNGNLPRWLEGLERIRGFAGNTEFDLNRSAITVAQNSDLTAEQKVELEDALRVFHPWRKGPFEIHNIYIDTEWHSDWKWDRVRPHLANLKGRKVLDIGCGSGYHLWRMAGEGTELAVGVDPSLLFMNQFLVLKHFIGETVPAYFLPLTLEQLPVSKKGGAFDTVFSMGVLYHRRSPIDHIYELKNQLLPGGELVLETIVVPEEYGQLLVPGERYAQMRNVWFLPSVKELTHWLERCGFLNVRCVDIDQTSIQEQRTTDWMTWNSLETFLDPEDHNKTIEGYPAPLRAVMVCNKPQ, encoded by the coding sequence GTGAAGCAACATTACGATACATTTTGGGAAAAACTTGAAGACGAACGTTTTAATGAGTGGAAACAACAGTTGCCGCAACTCATCGACGAGGCGTTGCACCCTGAAGGTAACGGTAATTTGCCACGTTGGTTAGAAGGTTTAGAGCGGATTCGTGGCTTTGCCGGCAACACGGAATTCGACTTGAATCGATCCGCGATTACCGTAGCCCAAAATAGCGACTTAACGGCCGAACAAAAAGTGGAACTTGAAGATGCCCTGCGTGTTTTTCATCCGTGGCGTAAAGGTCCGTTTGAAATCCATAATATCTATATCGATACCGAATGGCACTCCGACTGGAAGTGGGACAGAGTCCGCCCCCATTTAGCCAATTTAAAAGGCCGCAAGGTATTGGATATTGGCTGCGGTAGCGGTTACCACCTTTGGCGTATGGCGGGTGAAGGCACTGAGCTGGCGGTTGGCGTTGATCCAAGCCTGCTGTTTATGAATCAGTTTTTGGTACTAAAACACTTTATTGGCGAAACCGTACCGGCTTACTTCCTACCTCTCACCTTAGAACAACTGCCGGTTTCCAAAAAAGGCGGCGCTTTCGATACGGTATTCTCAATGGGAGTGTTGTACCATCGCCGCTCGCCGATTGATCATATCTACGAACTTAAAAACCAACTATTGCCAGGCGGCGAATTGGTGCTGGAAACGATTGTTGTGCCTGAAGAATATGGTCAGTTGTTGGTGCCAGGAGAGCGTTATGCGCAGATGCGAAATGTGTGGTTTTTGCCATCGGTTAAAGAGTTGACTCACTGGCTAGAGCGCTGTGGTTTCTTGAATGTACGCTGTGTGGATATCGACCAAACCAGTATTCAAGAACAGCGTACCACCGATTGGATGACCTGGAACTCGTTAGAAACCTTCTTAGACCCGGAAGATCATAATAAAACCATAGAAGGCTACCCCGCTCCTTTAAGAGCCGTAATGGTTTGCAATAAACCGCAATAA
- the cmoA gene encoding carboxy-S-adenosyl-L-methionine synthase CmoA encodes MLKNSQKDTIYAQAHEAIGAFQFDESVVAVFPDMIQRSVPGYQTILTGIGELTKQYAQANSNLYDLGCSLGAATLTMRRNISVDGCEIIAIDNSEAMIKRAEEYLHAYHSDIPVNLQCADMTEIPIENASVVVINFTLQFIDPEQRDDLVKRIYQNLKPGGILILSEKIHFENQALQNAIEHMHLQFKRANGYSELEISQKRSSLENVLISDTEAEHLQRLNNAGFNSAGIWFQAYNFASFLAIK; translated from the coding sequence ATGCTTAAAAACAGTCAAAAAGACACCATCTACGCCCAAGCCCACGAAGCGATAGGGGCTTTTCAATTTGATGAATCGGTTGTAGCGGTTTTTCCGGATATGATTCAGCGTTCTGTGCCAGGCTATCAAACCATTTTGACCGGCATTGGCGAATTGACAAAACAGTATGCCCAAGCCAACAGTAATCTTTATGACTTGGGTTGCTCTTTAGGTGCGGCGACCTTAACCATGCGACGTAATATTAGCGTTGACGGTTGTGAAATCATTGCCATCGACAACTCGGAAGCGATGATTAAACGTGCCGAAGAGTATCTGCATGCTTATCACTCAGATATTCCCGTTAATCTGCAGTGTGCCGACATGACCGAAATTCCAATTGAAAACGCTTCGGTGGTGGTGATTAATTTTACTCTGCAGTTTATTGACCCTGAACAGCGTGATGATCTGGTCAAGCGTATCTATCAAAACCTCAAACCTGGAGGTATTTTGATTCTTTCTGAAAAGATTCATTTTGAAAACCAGGCTTTGCAAAACGCGATTGAACATATGCACCTGCAATTTAAACGCGCCAATGGTTACTCTGAATTGGAAATCAGTCAAAAACGCAGTTCACTGGAAAATGTTCTGATTAGCGACACCGAAGCCGAACATCTGCAACGATTGAATAACGCCGGATTTAATTCAGCCGGAATTTGGTTTCAAGCGTATAATTTCGCCTCATTTTTAGCGATTAAATAA
- a CDS encoding murein transglycosylase domain-containing protein: MNKTAANHNSMLKPNFNRRQFLRFSAWSALSSAGLASLNGCTASEIRRSISTTHQLYNGNVSQAISAQVPGVGIPEIDGLVRQQFARFLDEIAANWSDKKTASPKAYVKYTDHYQSRAIIDFSSGLIQVETIASNNPKTALKKAIVQTLLSPEDPSQVDLFSAQTPKTGTTPFLFELVKDQENKNIRYAWRANRYAEYLIKSRYRSQADQDKIRHSVTFNMVNDYQNQQKNRYHIEVLKQSKRFRIESALIYGIIETESAFNPYAVSSAPAYGLMQIVPTTAGRDAYRLLNRRDGTPSQNLLFIPARNIEYGTAYLSILFNRYLSGIHNPKAQEYCVIAAYNTGSGNVLEAFDNNRSRAVQKINRLSSQQVYQHLITRLGSSEARNYLQKVTRNKQKYV, from the coding sequence TTGAACAAAACAGCGGCCAACCATAACTCGATGCTAAAACCGAATTTCAATCGAAGACAATTCTTAAGATTTTCCGCCTGGAGTGCGCTCTCATCAGCTGGTCTAGCCAGCTTAAACGGTTGCACCGCTTCCGAGATTAGACGAAGCATCAGCACCACCCACCAGCTTTATAATGGCAATGTATCGCAAGCGATTTCAGCCCAAGTTCCTGGTGTGGGTATTCCGGAAATTGACGGTTTGGTGCGCCAGCAGTTTGCCAGGTTTTTGGACGAAATCGCCGCCAATTGGTCAGATAAAAAAACCGCTAGCCCAAAAGCCTATGTGAAATACACAGACCACTACCAAAGCCGCGCGATTATTGATTTTTCCAGTGGCTTGATTCAGGTAGAAACCATTGCCAGCAACAATCCAAAAACGGCGTTAAAAAAAGCCATTGTGCAAACCTTGCTTTCCCCGGAAGACCCAAGCCAGGTGGACCTGTTCAGTGCACAAACCCCGAAAACCGGCACAACACCCTTTTTATTTGAACTGGTTAAAGACCAGGAAAACAAAAATATTCGTTATGCTTGGCGAGCCAACCGTTATGCCGAATACCTGATCAAAAGCCGTTACCGTAGCCAGGCCGACCAGGATAAAATCCGTCACTCAGTGACCTTCAATATGGTCAATGACTATCAAAACCAACAGAAAAACCGTTACCATATTGAAGTCCTTAAACAGAGTAAAAGATTTAGGATAGAGAGCGCCTTGATATACGGCATTATCGAAACCGAAAGCGCTTTTAACCCTTATGCGGTGAGTTCTGCTCCGGCTTATGGCTTGATGCAGATTGTCCCCACTACCGCCGGTCGTGATGCCTACCGTTTACTTAACCGACGAGACGGCACTCCTAGCCAAAACCTTCTGTTTATTCCAGCACGCAATATCGAATATGGCACCGCTTACCTTTCGATTTTATTTAATCGTTATCTAAGCGGTATCCACAACCCAAAAGCTCAGGAGTATTGTGTCATCGCCGCGTACAATACGGGTAGCGGCAATGTCTTGGAAGCGTTTGATAACAACCGTAGTCGCGCAGTTCAAAAGATAAACCGTTTATCGAGTCAACAAGTCTATCAACATTTGATTACCCGACTGGGCAGCAGTGAAGCGCGCAACTATCTACAAAAGGTCACGCGCAACAAACAAAAATACGTGTGA